A stretch of Sinorhizobium meliloti DNA encodes these proteins:
- a CDS encoding c-type cytochrome — MKIRALMLAAALAGLGVTAVTAADEPQAVRQQLMKKVGKATGELSGIAKGEKPYDAEIVKASLATISETVKVFPNHFPAGSETGMETEASQKIWENMEDFKEKAAKLGGDAEKILAQLPADQAGVGAALGILGKDCSSCHETYRLKKN, encoded by the coding sequence ATGAAGATACGAGCTCTTATGCTTGCCGCAGCCTTGGCGGGCCTGGGCGTGACCGCCGTGACGGCGGCCGACGAGCCGCAGGCGGTGCGTCAGCAGTTGATGAAAAAGGTGGGAAAGGCGACGGGCGAACTCAGCGGCATCGCCAAGGGTGAAAAGCCCTATGACGCCGAGATCGTCAAAGCATCTCTGGCGACGATCAGCGAGACGGTGAAGGTCTTCCCGAATCACTTCCCGGCCGGCTCTGAAACGGGAATGGAAACCGAAGCGAGCCAAAAAATTTGGGAGAACATGGAGGACTTCAAGGAAAAGGCCGCCAAGCTCGGCGGTGACGCTGAAAAGATCCTTGCCCAACTGCCCGCAGATCAGGCCGGTGTCGGCGCCGCACTCGGCATTCTCGGAAAGGACTGCAGCAGCTGTCACGAGACCTACCGTCTGAAGAAGAATTGA
- a CDS encoding LysE family translocator: protein MTYAENLWLFFTLLFGIIIVPGMDMVFVLANAMTGGRASGLSATAGIVAGGVLHTLYAALGVSVVLHLVPQLFNLLLAAGAAYIAWIGFSLLRSSITISGVEGGARLSRWASFRQGALTSLMNPKAYLFMLAVYPQFLKPQFGPVWSQAAVMAVMIALTQLAVYGGLALAAGRGRDFLVGSPGATVTIGRLAGLLLVVIAVFTVWHGWSGAA, encoded by the coding sequence ATGACCTATGCGGAAAACCTCTGGCTCTTTTTCACCCTTCTCTTCGGCATCATCATCGTTCCCGGCATGGACATGGTTTTCGTCCTCGCGAATGCGATGACCGGCGGGCGCGCTTCCGGGCTTTCGGCAACGGCCGGTATCGTGGCAGGCGGCGTGCTGCACACGCTCTATGCGGCCCTTGGCGTCAGCGTCGTCCTGCATCTGGTGCCCCAACTCTTCAACCTGCTGCTCGCTGCCGGCGCGGCCTATATCGCCTGGATCGGTTTTTCGCTCCTGCGCAGTTCCATCACCATCAGCGGTGTCGAAGGAGGAGCACGGCTGTCGCGTTGGGCGAGTTTTCGCCAGGGTGCACTGACGAGCCTTATGAATCCCAAGGCCTATCTCTTCATGCTTGCCGTCTACCCGCAGTTCCTCAAGCCGCAGTTCGGTCCGGTGTGGTCCCAGGCGGCCGTCATGGCCGTGATGATCGCGCTGACGCAGCTTGCGGTCTATGGCGGGCTTGCACTTGCCGCCGGGCGCGGGCGTGATTTCCTCGTGGGCAGCCCCGGTGCCACGGTCACCATCGGCCGGCTCGCCGGTCTCCTCCTCGTCGTCATCGCCGTCTTCACGGTATGGCATGGCTGGAGCGGGGCTGCTTGA
- a CDS encoding helix-turn-helix transcriptional regulator — MRKASRLFEIIQMLRLARKPVTAAEIADALEVTPRSIYRDIAALQAMRVPIEGERGIGYILRPGFDLPPLMFSIEETEAIVLALALLARTGDEELKAAARRVNQKITGAVPEPLRKVFQSQALHAWGTIASPPPAADLAMIRRAIRDEQKLVLDYRDELGRATERTVLPLALIYYSEHAMMVAWCELRQDIRNFRADRVEHCEPADAYFRGEGNRLRQMWIAGWQTNAVRPLEAADG; from the coding sequence ATGCGCAAGGCGTCGCGTCTTTTCGAAATCATCCAGATGCTGCGGCTCGCCCGTAAACCGGTGACGGCGGCGGAAATCGCCGACGCGCTGGAGGTGACGCCCCGTTCGATCTACCGGGACATCGCCGCCCTGCAGGCGATGCGCGTGCCGATCGAGGGCGAGCGTGGCATCGGCTATATCCTGAGGCCCGGCTTTGACCTGCCGCCGCTGATGTTCTCGATCGAGGAGACGGAGGCGATCGTGCTTGCGCTTGCGCTTCTTGCACGCACCGGCGACGAGGAACTGAAGGCGGCGGCACGGCGCGTCAATCAGAAGATCACAGGCGCCGTGCCGGAACCGCTGCGCAAGGTCTTCCAGTCACAGGCGCTGCACGCCTGGGGCACGATCGCCTCGCCGCCGCCGGCGGCCGACTTGGCCATGATCCGGCGGGCGATCCGTGACGAGCAGAAGCTGGTGCTGGACTATCGCGACGAGCTTGGGCGCGCGACCGAGCGCACGGTACTCCCGCTTGCGCTGATCTATTATTCCGAACACGCGATGATGGTCGCGTGGTGCGAATTGCGGCAGGATATCCGCAATTTCCGCGCCGACCGCGTTGAACACTGCGAACCTGCCGACGCCTATTTCCGCGGCGAAGGCAACCGGCTGAGGCAGATGTGGATTGCGGGATGGCAGACAAATGCGGTTCGGCCGCTCGAGGCGGCGGACGGGTAA
- a CDS encoding superoxide dismutase: MAFELPNLPYDYDALAPYMSRETLEYHHDKHHLAYVTNGNKLAEEAGLSDLSLEDIVKKSYGTNQPLFNNAGQHYNHVHFWKWMKKGGGGTSLPGKLDAAIKSDLGGYDKFRADFIAAGAGQFGSGWAWLSVKNGKLEISKTPNGENPLVHGATPILGVDVWEHSYYIDYRNARPKYLEAFVDNLINWDYVLELYEAAAK; the protein is encoded by the coding sequence ATGGCTTTCGAATTGCCGAACCTTCCCTATGACTACGATGCGCTTGCGCCCTACATGTCGCGCGAAACGCTCGAATACCATCACGACAAGCACCACCTCGCTTACGTGACGAACGGCAACAAGCTCGCCGAGGAAGCCGGTCTTTCCGATCTTTCGCTGGAAGATATCGTCAAGAAGTCCTACGGCACCAATCAGCCGTTGTTCAACAATGCCGGCCAGCACTACAACCACGTTCACTTCTGGAAGTGGATGAAGAAGGGCGGCGGCGGCACCAGCCTGCCCGGCAAGCTCGACGCGGCGATCAAATCGGACCTCGGCGGCTACGACAAGTTCCGCGCCGATTTCATTGCTGCCGGCGCAGGTCAGTTCGGCTCGGGCTGGGCCTGGCTTTCCGTGAAGAACGGCAAGCTGGAAATCTCCAAGACCCCGAACGGCGAGAACCCGCTCGTCCACGGCGCAACCCCGATCCTCGGCGTCGATGTGTGGGAGCATTCCTATTACATCGACTATCGCAACGCGCGTCCGAAATACCTGGAAGCCTTCGTCGACAATCTCATCAACTGGGATTACGTCCTCGAGCTGTACGAAGCGGCTGCAAAGTAA
- a CDS encoding VOC family protein — protein sequence MEFHQGRLIDHVHLRVADLRASKRFYQAVLGALGHQPTYETDEFFAFDEFFVDAAEDYRTRVHLAFQASGPDAVQRFYDAGLANGGTDNGPPGERSYHPGYYAAFLLDPDGNNVEAVHHGPNTRSSADVVVRPLEP from the coding sequence ATGGAATTCCACCAGGGACGGCTCATCGATCACGTGCATCTTCGCGTCGCGGACCTTAGGGCGAGCAAGCGGTTCTATCAGGCGGTGCTCGGCGCGCTTGGCCACCAGCCGACCTACGAGACCGACGAGTTCTTTGCGTTCGACGAGTTCTTCGTCGACGCGGCAGAGGATTACCGCACCCGCGTCCACCTCGCCTTCCAGGCCTCAGGCCCCGATGCGGTGCAGCGGTTCTACGACGCCGGACTGGCCAATGGCGGCACCGACAATGGACCGCCCGGAGAGCGAAGCTACCATCCGGGCTATTATGCCGCGTTTCTCCTCGACCCGGACGGCAACAATGTCGAAGCCGTCCATCACGGACCGAACACGCGCTCGTCCGCCGATGTGGTCGTCCGTCCGCTTGAACCGTAA